One region of Trinickia violacea genomic DNA includes:
- a CDS encoding LysR family transcriptional regulator: MNTRFLDTFITLAKLRSFRTTATELHATPAAISQRVKALEDELGTVLIDRESREFRLTPNGEYLLGYAKAVVDATRELQAAAASDSAVRGKLRLGVIETVVHSWLAQYMTRLSADYPQLDIDLNVDVSVVLQRRLMAGELDLIIRVEGSDEASVVCDALANYPVHWVARAGLVPNGRSGLAKRVLEHPILTFGRGTAPHRALEDIVTTLARANGVPVAQTRITGSPSISVIVQLVRDGFGVAAIPRLFVDALIESGEVVELPLQPSPPSIVVSMSRRADASRHVHAAATAARAACHEYCAKSDRRLVEPL, from the coding sequence ATGAATACGCGCTTTCTCGACACCTTCATCACGCTCGCCAAGCTGCGCAGTTTCCGCACGACCGCGACCGAACTTCACGCCACGCCCGCCGCGATTTCGCAGCGCGTGAAGGCGCTGGAAGACGAACTGGGCACGGTGCTCATCGACCGCGAGAGCCGTGAGTTTCGCCTGACGCCGAACGGCGAGTACCTGCTCGGCTACGCGAAGGCGGTGGTCGATGCGACGCGCGAACTGCAGGCGGCCGCGGCCAGCGACAGTGCGGTGCGCGGCAAGCTGCGTCTGGGCGTGATCGAGACGGTGGTGCATAGCTGGCTGGCGCAGTACATGACGCGGCTCTCCGCCGACTATCCGCAGCTCGATATCGACCTGAACGTGGACGTGAGCGTGGTGCTGCAACGCCGCCTGATGGCGGGCGAACTCGATCTGATCATCCGCGTGGAGGGCAGCGACGAGGCGAGCGTGGTGTGCGATGCGCTCGCGAATTACCCGGTGCACTGGGTCGCGCGCGCGGGCCTCGTGCCGAACGGCCGCAGCGGGCTCGCGAAGCGCGTGCTCGAGCATCCCATCCTCACGTTCGGACGGGGCACTGCCCCGCATCGCGCGCTCGAGGACATCGTTACGACGCTCGCGCGCGCCAACGGCGTGCCGGTTGCGCAGACGCGCATCACGGGATCGCCCTCGATCTCCGTGATCGTGCAGCTCGTGCGCGATGGCTTTGGCGTGGCCGCGATTCCGCGACTGTTCGTGGACGCGCTGATCGAGAGCGGAGAGGTGGTGGAGCTGCCGCTGCAGCCCTCGCCGCCGTCGATCGTCGTGTCGATGTCGCGGCGCGCCGATGCGTCGCGCCACGTCCACGCGGCGGCAACGGCCGCGCGCGCCGCATGTCACGAGTACTGTGCGAAAAGCGACCGGCGGCTCGTCGAACCGTTGTGA
- a CDS encoding alkaline phosphatase family protein: MNANAAATGGLGQIIQHVFVLMLENRSFDHLFALSGIPGIAAATNGNTNTYNNATYAFGDGAPVQMPTDPGHEFIDVVEQLCGAAAQFQRGQPYPPVDNSGFVSNYATTRTEGAPPESGDVGDIMRGVDARTQSPALYELATQFALCDAWHSSLPGPTWPNRYFLHGASSAGLDHSPTSVEMCKWEELDGFAYPKGSIFDALGKDNYRLYQDHLGDPFGRIPQVASIKGISFCDVDDLSHFEADLAAGYTARYTFIEPNYGDVVNDTYENGSSQHPMDSLAAGDQLVARVYGAIRNSPLWDKSLFLILYDEHGGFYDSVKPDKAIPPNDGAALTLNTSGFGFDLYGVRVPAIVVSPWVARGQVDHTPYDHSSVLATLQRLFGLQPLTDRDRSANDVLSLITQTCRQDCPERIGA; this comes from the coding sequence ATGAATGCAAACGCAGCGGCCACAGGCGGCTTGGGCCAGATCATCCAGCATGTATTTGTGCTGATGTTGGAAAACCGGTCCTTCGACCATCTATTCGCGCTGTCGGGTATACCGGGAATCGCTGCCGCCACTAACGGAAACACGAACACCTACAACAACGCTACCTACGCGTTCGGCGACGGCGCACCCGTCCAGATGCCCACCGACCCCGGGCATGAATTTATCGACGTGGTCGAGCAGTTATGCGGCGCGGCCGCGCAGTTCCAGCGAGGCCAGCCCTATCCACCTGTGGACAACTCCGGCTTCGTCTCGAACTACGCGACTACTCGCACCGAGGGTGCCCCACCGGAAAGCGGCGACGTGGGCGACATCATGCGGGGCGTCGACGCCCGTACGCAGTCCCCCGCGTTGTACGAGCTCGCGACGCAGTTCGCGCTGTGCGACGCCTGGCATTCGTCGCTGCCCGGCCCGACCTGGCCGAACCGCTATTTCCTTCACGGCGCGTCGTCGGCCGGGCTCGATCATTCGCCGACCTCGGTGGAGATGTGCAAATGGGAAGAGCTGGACGGCTTCGCCTATCCAAAAGGATCGATTTTCGATGCGCTCGGCAAAGACAACTACCGCCTGTACCAGGACCACCTCGGTGATCCGTTCGGCCGCATACCGCAGGTCGCGTCGATCAAAGGGATAAGCTTCTGCGATGTCGACGATCTGTCGCACTTTGAAGCGGACCTCGCTGCAGGCTACACTGCCCGCTATACGTTCATCGAACCGAACTATGGCGACGTCGTGAACGACACCTACGAGAACGGCAGTTCGCAGCATCCGATGGACAGCCTCGCCGCCGGCGATCAGCTCGTCGCCCGCGTCTACGGCGCGATCCGCAACTCGCCGTTGTGGGACAAGAGCCTGTTCTTAATCCTCTACGACGAGCACGGCGGCTTTTATGACTCGGTCAAGCCCGACAAGGCAATCCCTCCGAACGACGGCGCGGCCTTGACGCTGAACACGAGCGGCTTCGGGTTCGACCTCTATGGCGTGCGTGTTCCCGCGATCGTCGTGTCGCCTTGGGTCGCACGAGGTCAGGTCGATCACACGCCGTACGATCACAGCTCAGTGCTCGCGACCCTTCAACGCCTGTTTGGTCTCCAGCCGCTGACGGATCGCGACAGGAGCGCCAATGACGTGCTGTCGCTGATCACTCAGACCTGCCGCCAGGACTGCCCAGAGAGGATAGGAGCATGA
- a CDS encoding DUF4153 domain-containing protein, with product MQNNQQGTPQAAPGQNLFAPRLLTGIFQGLVLYLLMNAAHNRSGIATIPLLFFPLLLVTLFIPPAFIVGLQRMRGAKLAMWAAVLAAVVAVLGCHDAWRSAGAEIVGMQPFGRAEVPLPSMAVTFYSGVIVFIAYCLVLAGEAARSWFAPYESYFEFSWKLGLQVLLSGLFVCALFLVLWLGAALFLLLKLNFLQQLLRESWFNIPVSAMAFASALHITDVRPDIIRGSRTLVLSLLSWLLLVLVVIVGGFLASLPLTGLGLLWATRSATWILLGVAALKIIFVNAVFKGGPGSDQAPRVLRVCMRISCLMLPVLVILATYALALRIKQYGFTPHRILACAGTFVAYFYAIGYAWAALARTDTLAKIAPVNVVAAWVSVAVLVAVFTPLADPARLSVDNQVDRLLAGRVEPEKFDYNFLRYRSARYGLQALARLQGETKAPNAATVRELSAQAARQPGPGLLGAARPNAATLELNIVSRTPGQPVPASFLSTDWKRVTQNWMLPGCLNVASVKCDAYLVDLTGDHKSNVVLFPNSGSIGFVFDQVSDGEWQLVGKFSIAPNCAALRDALAKGTFQLVEPRLRDIQVNGQRVEVETTPARGAVCSR from the coding sequence ATGCAAAATAATCAGCAGGGGACACCGCAGGCTGCTCCAGGTCAAAATCTCTTCGCACCGCGACTCCTCACCGGCATTTTCCAGGGATTAGTGCTGTATCTGCTCATGAACGCTGCGCATAATCGCAGCGGCATCGCAACTATCCCGCTTCTATTCTTTCCGCTGCTTCTTGTTACCCTATTCATCCCGCCGGCGTTTATCGTGGGCCTGCAACGAATGAGGGGAGCTAAGCTCGCGATGTGGGCCGCCGTGCTCGCCGCAGTCGTGGCAGTGCTTGGCTGTCACGACGCGTGGCGATCGGCAGGCGCTGAAATTGTCGGAATGCAACCATTCGGTCGCGCCGAGGTTCCGCTGCCTTCAATGGCAGTGACCTTCTACAGCGGCGTGATCGTATTCATCGCTTATTGCCTTGTTCTCGCCGGCGAGGCGGCAAGGTCGTGGTTTGCCCCCTACGAGTCGTACTTCGAATTCAGCTGGAAACTCGGGCTCCAAGTCTTGCTGTCCGGGTTGTTTGTATGTGCGCTCTTTCTTGTGCTCTGGTTGGGGGCAGCGCTCTTCTTGTTGCTGAAGCTGAATTTCCTCCAGCAACTTCTGCGCGAATCGTGGTTCAACATTCCCGTGAGCGCGATGGCGTTTGCGTCGGCCCTGCACATCACCGATGTGAGGCCAGACATCATCCGGGGTTCGCGCACGCTTGTGCTGTCGCTACTCTCGTGGCTGCTCCTGGTCCTCGTTGTCATCGTTGGCGGATTCCTCGCATCTCTGCCGCTCACCGGACTCGGCTTGCTATGGGCCACGCGGTCTGCTACGTGGATCCTGCTCGGCGTCGCGGCGCTGAAAATAATCTTCGTGAACGCCGTCTTCAAGGGCGGCCCAGGGTCTGATCAGGCACCGCGAGTGCTGCGTGTCTGTATGAGGATTTCATGCCTGATGCTTCCCGTGCTAGTGATACTTGCGACTTACGCGCTCGCCCTGCGCATTAAGCAGTATGGGTTCACGCCGCACCGCATTTTGGCCTGTGCCGGAACGTTCGTGGCTTACTTCTATGCCATCGGCTATGCGTGGGCGGCGCTCGCTCGCACTGACACCCTCGCGAAGATCGCGCCTGTGAATGTGGTCGCGGCGTGGGTATCAGTCGCTGTCCTCGTTGCTGTATTCACGCCGCTGGCTGACCCGGCACGTCTGTCGGTGGACAACCAGGTAGACCGTCTCCTCGCGGGGAGGGTTGAGCCCGAGAAATTCGATTACAACTTCTTGCGGTACAGATCCGCGAGATACGGGCTGCAGGCGCTTGCGCGCCTGCAGGGAGAGACTAAGGCACCCAATGCCGCGACCGTTCGCGAACTGAGCGCACAGGCTGCACGTCAGCCTGGTCCAGGCCTTTTGGGGGCAGCTCGCCCGAATGCCGCGACGCTCGAGCTCAACATTGTGTCGCGCACTCCCGGGCAGCCGGTTCCGGCGTCATTTCTCTCGACGGACTGGAAGCGGGTCACGCAAAACTGGATGCTTCCAGGCTGCCTGAACGTTGCCTCGGTGAAATGTGATGCTTACCTCGTCGACCTGACCGGCGATCACAAGTCGAACGTTGTGCTCTTCCCGAACAGCGGAAGTATTGGATTCGTGTTTGACCAGGTCAGCGATGGAGAGTGGCAACTGGTGGGAAAGTTTTCGATCGCACCGAACTGCGCTGCGCTTCGTGATGCCTTGGCGAAGGGGACGTTTCAGCTCGTTGAGCCGCGACTGCGAGACATTCAGGTCAATGGTCAACGCGTCGAAGTAGAGACGACGCCGGCGCGCGGCGCAGTGTGCTCAAGATAG
- a CDS encoding DUF4431 domain-containing protein, whose protein sequence is MKPAGIAVTLALFCTVIAGKAAEPSPSITLEGILVIGEFYGPPNYGENPHGDRIEHSLFLQLPATPATQLSDSQALAPLDQDARSTYFVQVVIHDSQRSAAESAIGHRVQVIGVPVVPLTGHHRTPLLIDVSSLKPINAWRW, encoded by the coding sequence ATGAAACCTGCCGGCATCGCCGTAACTCTCGCTTTATTCTGCACAGTAATAGCTGGCAAAGCAGCGGAGCCCTCCCCCTCGATCACGCTCGAGGGAATCCTGGTGATCGGCGAATTTTACGGACCGCCGAACTACGGTGAAAATCCACATGGCGACCGAATAGAACATTCGCTGTTTCTGCAGTTGCCCGCTACGCCTGCCACGCAGCTTTCCGATTCTCAGGCATTGGCCCCGCTAGACCAGGATGCCAGATCGACATACTTTGTTCAGGTCGTTATTCACGACTCTCAGCGCTCAGCGGCGGAGAGCGCAATCGGGCATAGGGTGCAGGTCATAGGCGTTCCGGTTGTTCCGCTGACAGGTCACCACCGAACGCCTTTGCTAATAGACGTGAGTTCGCTCAAGCCGATTAATGCATGGCGTTGGTAG
- a CDS encoding nuclear transport factor 2 family protein, with the protein MNREQIQAAIDTIYARVFNKGESELLPGLVAGPYIQHNPMFPDGTDFICGYIKQVGKVSCEVKRIAIDGDLAFVHVRYLDWGGKETAGVDIFRFDADGKIVEHWDVLQPVPETANNTNTMF; encoded by the coding sequence ATGAACAGAGAACAGATTCAAGCCGCAATCGATACCATCTACGCGCGCGTTTTCAACAAAGGCGAGTCCGAACTGCTACCGGGCCTGGTCGCTGGTCCGTATATCCAGCACAACCCGATGTTTCCGGATGGCACCGATTTCATCTGCGGCTATATCAAGCAGGTCGGAAAGGTGTCGTGCGAGGTCAAGCGCATTGCGATCGACGGTGACCTCGCTTTCGTTCACGTGCGCTATCTGGACTGGGGCGGCAAGGAAACCGCGGGCGTCGACATCTTCCGTTTCGATGCCGATGGAAAAATCGTCGAGCACTGGGATGTTTTGCAGCCGGTACCGGAAACGGCCAACAACACGAATACGATGTTCTGA
- a CDS encoding AraC family transcriptional regulator: MEALNGWLKAVRADGLVLVRTRAAGPWGFAVKSRDAVVFHFAAEGHAFVRRSGAEALELRAGELVLFPRGSAHEVAHSKRGKAIPLDTFLARHDGVVDPDPKATTLICGQFNLDQHLALPALRALPQAVLLRAGMEPGHSPLSDTLRMLRNEVETPNFGNHIVVRNLLSSLFVYLMREWADAASPADNDWFSALRSPQMTRVLARIHESPERAWTLAELAKEAMLSRAAFARNFCALVGEPPHQYLTRWRMGIAAQLLEETELRLGEIASRVGYGSEFSFSRAFKLARGVSPIQYRRERQGDMASVLPMP, translated from the coding sequence ATGGAAGCATTGAACGGGTGGTTGAAAGCGGTCCGCGCTGATGGCTTGGTGCTGGTTCGCACGCGCGCGGCCGGGCCGTGGGGATTTGCGGTGAAATCTCGCGATGCCGTGGTGTTCCATTTCGCGGCGGAAGGGCATGCGTTCGTTCGTCGATCCGGCGCGGAAGCGCTGGAGTTACGCGCCGGCGAATTGGTCCTGTTCCCGCGTGGAAGTGCGCATGAAGTCGCGCATTCGAAGCGAGGCAAGGCCATTCCGCTCGATACGTTTCTGGCCAGGCACGATGGTGTCGTCGACCCTGATCCCAAAGCCACCACGCTCATTTGCGGCCAGTTCAACTTGGATCAGCATTTGGCGCTCCCCGCATTGCGGGCGCTTCCGCAGGCTGTATTGCTCCGCGCCGGGATGGAGCCCGGACATTCCCCACTGAGCGATACGCTGCGCATGCTGCGTAATGAAGTTGAGACACCGAACTTTGGTAACCATATCGTGGTGCGGAATCTGCTTTCTTCCCTGTTCGTCTACTTGATGCGCGAATGGGCGGATGCGGCTTCCCCTGCAGATAACGATTGGTTTTCGGCCTTGCGATCGCCGCAAATGACGAGGGTCCTTGCGCGGATACACGAATCACCCGAACGTGCTTGGACACTGGCGGAACTTGCCAAAGAAGCCATGTTGTCCCGTGCTGCATTCGCCCGCAATTTCTGCGCCTTGGTGGGCGAGCCGCCTCATCAGTACCTGACGCGTTGGCGCATGGGCATTGCTGCACAGCTGTTGGAGGAAACCGAGCTACGCCTTGGTGAAATCGCGTCGCGCGTTGGCTATGGGTCGGAATTCTCTTTCAGCCGCGCATTCAAGCTGGCACGTGGTGTCTCGCCGATCCAATACCGCCGTGAACGGCAAGGCGACATGGCATCCGTCTTGCCGATGCCTTGA
- a CDS encoding septal ring lytic transglycosylase RlpA family protein — protein sequence MALSLRYLGVLAICALFTACGQIPSKYSACRSDSCRARHEHDISQSGEASWYSSTFQGHLTANGERYDGGALTAAHRTLPLGTYVRVRSLATGKSVVVRINDRGPYVKGRIIDLSYAAAEALGLPDARSMRVQIERVEKTQTGADEDNTLTTEQ from the coding sequence ATGGCGCTATCACTTCGTTATTTGGGAGTCTTGGCAATCTGTGCGTTGTTCACTGCTTGCGGACAGATTCCGTCCAAGTATTCTGCGTGCAGATCGGATTCCTGTCGCGCTCGGCACGAGCACGATATCTCGCAATCCGGCGAGGCGTCATGGTATTCGTCAACGTTCCAGGGGCATCTGACCGCAAACGGAGAGCGCTACGATGGCGGCGCCTTGACTGCCGCCCATCGAACATTGCCGCTCGGTACCTATGTTCGCGTCCGATCGCTGGCTACCGGAAAGTCGGTTGTCGTCCGCATCAACGATCGCGGACCCTACGTCAAAGGCCGGATCATCGATCTCTCTTACGCGGCCGCAGAAGCCCTGGGTTTGCCGGATGCGCGGTCAATGCGCGTGCAGATTGAACGTGTGGAGAAGACACAGACGGGGGCCGACGAGGACAATACCTTGACGACAGAGCAGTGA